A window of the Candidatus Gastranaerophilales bacterium genome harbors these coding sequences:
- a CDS encoding DUF5681 domain-containing protein, producing the protein MTEFNAKDYEVGYKRPPTEHQFKPGQSGNPKGRPKLIKDFKTDLREEMEEIITINNGEKITKQRALLKKLLVKALSGELGALKTLTNLIALHLGGEETELQELSEEDKQLLNKYIYKNTKEINHE; encoded by the coding sequence ATGACAGAATTTAACGCAAAAGATTATGAGGTTGGCTATAAGCGCCCACCAACAGAACATCAATTCAAACCTGGACAATCCGGTAATCCCAAAGGTCGCCCGAAATTAATTAAAGACTTCAAAACCGACCTGCGCGAAGAAATGGAAGAAATTATCACCATAAATAATGGTGAAAAAATCACAAAACAACGCGCTTTACTCAAAAAATTACTGGTTAAAGCCCTTAGTGGTGAACTCGGGGCACTAAAAACCCTCACAAATTTGATAGCTCTGCATTTGGGAGGGGAAGAAACAGAGCTTCAAGAATTATCTGAGGAAGATAAACAGTTATTAAATAAATATATTTACAAAAATACAAAGGAGATAAACCATGAGTAA